In a single window of the Bacillus clarus genome:
- the tsaD gene encoding tRNA (adenosine(37)-N6)-threonylcarbamoyltransferase complex transferase subunit TsaD — MEKNTIILGIETSCDETAVAVVKNGTEIVANVVASQIESHKRFGGVVPEIASRHHVEQITVVLEEALKEANITFEDIDAIAVTEGPGLVGALLIGVNAAKAIAFAHDIPLVGVHHIAGHIYANRLVKELQFPLLSLVVSGGHTELVYMKKHGSFEVIGETRDDAAGEAYDKVARTLSMPYPGGPHIDRLAHEGQPTIDLPRAWLEPDSYDFSFSGLKSAVINTVHNAKQRGIEIPPEDLAASFQESVIDVLVTKASRAAEAYHVKQLLLAGGVAANKGLRARLETEFAKKENIELIIPPLSLCTDNAAMIAAAGTIAYEQGKRATLALNANPGLDLEA, encoded by the coding sequence ATGAAACAGCTGTAGCAGTTGTTAAAAATGGAACGGAAATAGTAGCAAATGTTGTTGCGTCACAAATTGAAAGTCATAAACGTTTTGGCGGAGTTGTACCAGAAATCGCATCTCGTCATCATGTAGAACAAATTACAGTTGTGTTAGAAGAAGCTTTAAAAGAAGCGAATATAACTTTTGAAGATATTGATGCAATTGCAGTAACGGAAGGACCAGGGTTAGTAGGTGCTCTTTTAATAGGAGTAAATGCAGCGAAAGCGATCGCCTTTGCTCATGATATTCCTCTTGTAGGTGTTCATCATATCGCAGGTCACATTTATGCGAATCGTTTAGTAAAAGAACTGCAATTCCCATTGTTATCACTTGTTGTATCTGGTGGACATACAGAGCTTGTCTATATGAAGAAGCATGGGTCGTTTGAAGTGATTGGTGAAACGAGAGATGATGCAGCGGGAGAAGCGTATGATAAAGTAGCTCGTACATTATCTATGCCTTATCCAGGTGGACCTCATATTGATCGTCTTGCACATGAGGGACAGCCGACGATTGATTTACCACGTGCATGGCTAGAACCAGATTCATATGATTTTAGCTTTAGTGGATTAAAATCTGCAGTTATTAACACTGTGCATAATGCCAAACAACGCGGTATAGAAATTCCACCGGAAGATTTAGCAGCTAGCTTCCAAGAAAGTGTAATAGATGTACTCGTAACGAAGGCGTCTCGTGCGGCAGAAGCTTATCATGTAAAGCAATTGCTTCTTGCTGGGGGTGTGGCAGCAAATAAAGGACTTCGTGCACGTTTGGAAACGGAATTTGCAAAAAAAGAAAATATAGAACTAATTATCCCGCCGCTATCTTTATGCACAGATAATGCAGCAATGATTGCGGCGGCAGGTACAATCGCATATGAACAAGGAAAACGCGCGACATTAGCTTTAAATGCGAATCCAGGATTAGATCTCGAAGCATAG